TCTTGCCTATCCTCAGGTATTCTTGGCCACGACGTATCCCACCAAACAGCCAGCTAGAAATGTAATTACCCAATCTACATCCATTTTATAAAACGAAAGTAGTGGGTTTGGAACTTGTAAAGcctaaaataaactaaaattgAGTGGTTTGAAAAAGCCTACCACAAATGCAAAGGAGCTCTTACCTTTTTCTAATTATGCTTGCCTATCAAATACCCCACAATACAGCCTACAATAAAAGTGATGAACCACGAGTTATCCATAATTTTCAGCCCTAAAGTATCAGTACTTTTTGTTAGGtctttttgaaaaaattgttaatttagAATTTTGCACT
The sequence above is drawn from the Drosophila melanogaster chromosome 2R genome and encodes:
- the CG43171 gene encoding uncharacterized protein, isoform B, coding for MDVDWVITFLAGCLVGYVVAKNT
- the CG43201 gene encoding uncharacterized protein, isoform B, with translation MDNSWFITFIVGCIVGYLIGKHN